Proteins from a single region of Oncorhynchus tshawytscha isolate Ot180627B linkage group LG03, Otsh_v2.0, whole genome shotgun sequence:
- the LOC112234235 gene encoding glucocorticoid modulatory element-binding protein 1 isoform X1, with product MASAEITVSSRNIVMVKEEEEEGEHCESRKTQVILHLQPIIQGANEDNADTGSTVLAIETHHEDNLAEGEEVEYGYPITCGESKAVLLFKKFVCPGINIRCVKFNDQLISPKQFVHMAGKATLKDWKRAIRLGGVMLRKMMDSGQIDFYQHDTVCTNTCRSTKFDVLINSTRFLPGSAMQPPPSPLPIDGGHAAVSDDRLEEKAYTTVEWSPGPAAPITSTANGHVKRKRGDIIPDGSLSFWRGIADVGLMGEVLSSFRTELVAMLRGVEVRSEKAILQEADAVVLNSLSEMFGLLDSVRRVLDLRRSETDDNQQQVHNALNVLEDQLEDQRKPRQDEPSPSPGHLYMGSFSKATPSKCPRLHPSSSSTTQPQNQTTQSSIVLSPITTSPVGQPLNVAGLPVATLAQLPTGSQLFTHYITGNTSAGKRGSARSVALHAPSRVTVLNTTTESWVGTPLQALHLTQKKEQDSGDKESQRLGEERIVLVQQGVLLDTPGIQTHFAGNSGDSIRDGGRGGGAGEGQESEGTEGRVA from the exons ATGGCGAGTGCTGAGATCACAGTGTCCTCAAGAAACATAGTGAtggtgaaggaagaggaggaggaaggggagcacTGTGAGAGCCGCAAGACTCAGGTCATCCTCCATCTGCAGCCCATCATACAGGG GGCAAATGAGGACAACGCTGACACTGGCTCTACTGTTCTAGCAATAGAGACGCATCATG AAGACAATCTTGCGGAGGGTGAGGAGGTTGAGTATGGATACCCCATCACCTGTGGCGAAAGCAAAGCAGTCCTCCTGTTTAAGAAGTTTGTCTGTCCTGGCATCAACATCAGATGTGTCAAG TTCAATGACCAGCTGATCAGCCCCAAGCAGTTTGTTCACATGGCAGGGAAAGCCACTCTGAAGGACTGGAAGAGGGCCATCCGACTGGGAGGAGTGATGCTCAG GAAAATGATGGACTCAGGTCAGATTGACTTCTACCAGCATGACACAGTGTGCACCAACACCTGCCGCAGCACCAAGTTTGACGTGTTGATCAACAGCACCCGCTTCCTTCCGGGCAGCGCCATGCAGCCCCCCCCTTCCCCTCTGCCAA taGATGGAGGCCATGCTGCAGTGTCAGATGACAGGCTAGAGGAGAAGGCCTACACTACAGTGGAGTGGAGCCCTGGGCCAGCTGCTCCCATCACCAGCACAGCCAATGGACATGTCAAGAGGAAAAGGGGTGACATCATCCCTG ATGGCAGTCTAAGCTTTTGGAGAGGCATAGCAGACGTTGGCCTGATGGGGGAGGTGTTATCCAGTTTCCGCACAGAACTGGTGGCCATGTTGAGAGGAGTGGAGGTCCGCAGTGAGAAGGCCATTTTGCAAGAAGCCG ATGCTGTTGTGCTGAACTCCCTTTCTGAGATGTTTGGGCTGCTGGACTCAGTGAGGAGGGTTCTGGACCTGAGACGTAGTGAGACTGATGACAACCAGCAGCAGGTTCACAATGCTCTTAATG TGCTGGAGGACCAGTTGGAGGACCAGAGGAAGCCGAGGCAGGATGAGCCCTCACCCAGCCCTGGTCACCTCTACATGGGCAGCTTCTCCAAGGCCACCCCCTCAAAGTGCCCGCGGCTGCATCCATCTAGCTCTTCCACCACCCAGCCTCAGAACCAGACCACACAATCGTCCATCGTCTTATCTCCCATTAccacatccccagtgggtcagccTCTCAATGTGGCCGGCTTGCCTGTGGCCACACTGGCCCAACTCCCCACTGGCTCCCAGCTCTTCACCCACTACATCACTGGCAACACCTCTGCAGGAAAGAGAGGCAGCGCCAGGTCTGTGGCTCTCCATGCACCCTCCAGGGTGACTGTGCTCAACACAACCACAGAGTCATGGGTGGGGACCCCTCTACAGGCGCTTCATCTAACCCAGAAGAAGGAGCAGGACTCTGGGGACAAGGAGAGCCAGagactgggggaggagaggatagtgCTTGTGCAGCAGGGGGTACTACTGGACACTCCAGGGATTCAGACACACTTTGCTGGGAACAGTGGGGACTCAatcagagatggaggaagagggggaggagcaggggagggacaggagagTGAAGGTACAGAAGGAAGGGTTGCATAA
- the LOC112234235 gene encoding glucocorticoid modulatory element-binding protein 1 isoform X2 — protein MASAEITVSSRNIVMVKEEEEEGEHCESRKTQVILHLQPIIQGANEDNADTGSTVLAIETHHEDNLAEGEEVEYGYPITCGESKAVLLFKKFVCPGINIRCVKFNDQLISPKQFVHMAGKATLKDWKRAIRLGGVMLRKMMDSGQIDFYQHDTVCTNTCRSTKFDVLINSTRFLPGSAMQPPPSPLPNGGHAAVSDDRLEEKAYTTVEWSPGPAAPITSTANGHVKRKRGDIIPDGSLSFWRGIADVGLMGEVLSSFRTELVAMLRGVEVRSEKAILQEADAVVLNSLSEMFGLLDSVRRVLDLRRSETDDNQQQVHNALNVLEDQLEDQRKPRQDEPSPSPGHLYMGSFSKATPSKCPRLHPSSSSTTQPQNQTTQSSIVLSPITTSPVGQPLNVAGLPVATLAQLPTGSQLFTHYITGNTSAGKRGSARSVALHAPSRVTVLNTTTESWVGTPLQALHLTQKKEQDSGDKESQRLGEERIVLVQQGVLLDTPGIQTHFAGNSGDSIRDGGRGGGAGEGQESEGTEGRVA, from the exons ATGGCGAGTGCTGAGATCACAGTGTCCTCAAGAAACATAGTGAtggtgaaggaagaggaggaggaaggggagcacTGTGAGAGCCGCAAGACTCAGGTCATCCTCCATCTGCAGCCCATCATACAGGG GGCAAATGAGGACAACGCTGACACTGGCTCTACTGTTCTAGCAATAGAGACGCATCATG AAGACAATCTTGCGGAGGGTGAGGAGGTTGAGTATGGATACCCCATCACCTGTGGCGAAAGCAAAGCAGTCCTCCTGTTTAAGAAGTTTGTCTGTCCTGGCATCAACATCAGATGTGTCAAG TTCAATGACCAGCTGATCAGCCCCAAGCAGTTTGTTCACATGGCAGGGAAAGCCACTCTGAAGGACTGGAAGAGGGCCATCCGACTGGGAGGAGTGATGCTCAG GAAAATGATGGACTCAGGTCAGATTGACTTCTACCAGCATGACACAGTGTGCACCAACACCTGCCGCAGCACCAAGTTTGACGTGTTGATCAACAGCACCCGCTTCCTTCCGGGCAGCGCCATGCAGCCCCCCCCTTCCCCTCTGCCAA ATGGAGGCCATGCTGCAGTGTCAGATGACAGGCTAGAGGAGAAGGCCTACACTACAGTGGAGTGGAGCCCTGGGCCAGCTGCTCCCATCACCAGCACAGCCAATGGACATGTCAAGAGGAAAAGGGGTGACATCATCCCTG ATGGCAGTCTAAGCTTTTGGAGAGGCATAGCAGACGTTGGCCTGATGGGGGAGGTGTTATCCAGTTTCCGCACAGAACTGGTGGCCATGTTGAGAGGAGTGGAGGTCCGCAGTGAGAAGGCCATTTTGCAAGAAGCCG ATGCTGTTGTGCTGAACTCCCTTTCTGAGATGTTTGGGCTGCTGGACTCAGTGAGGAGGGTTCTGGACCTGAGACGTAGTGAGACTGATGACAACCAGCAGCAGGTTCACAATGCTCTTAATG TGCTGGAGGACCAGTTGGAGGACCAGAGGAAGCCGAGGCAGGATGAGCCCTCACCCAGCCCTGGTCACCTCTACATGGGCAGCTTCTCCAAGGCCACCCCCTCAAAGTGCCCGCGGCTGCATCCATCTAGCTCTTCCACCACCCAGCCTCAGAACCAGACCACACAATCGTCCATCGTCTTATCTCCCATTAccacatccccagtgggtcagccTCTCAATGTGGCCGGCTTGCCTGTGGCCACACTGGCCCAACTCCCCACTGGCTCCCAGCTCTTCACCCACTACATCACTGGCAACACCTCTGCAGGAAAGAGAGGCAGCGCCAGGTCTGTGGCTCTCCATGCACCCTCCAGGGTGACTGTGCTCAACACAACCACAGAGTCATGGGTGGGGACCCCTCTACAGGCGCTTCATCTAACCCAGAAGAAGGAGCAGGACTCTGGGGACAAGGAGAGCCAGagactgggggaggagaggatagtgCTTGTGCAGCAGGGGGTACTACTGGACACTCCAGGGATTCAGACACACTTTGCTGGGAACAGTGGGGACTCAatcagagatggaggaagagggggaggagcaggggagggacaggagagTGAAGGTACAGAAGGAAGGGTTGCATAA
- the LOC112234235 gene encoding glucocorticoid modulatory element-binding protein 1 isoform X3 encodes MASAEITVSSRNIVMVKEEEEEGEHCESRKTQVILHLQPIIQGANEDNADTGSTVLAIETHHDNLAEGEEVEYGYPITCGESKAVLLFKKFVCPGINIRCVKFNDQLISPKQFVHMAGKATLKDWKRAIRLGGVMLRKMMDSGQIDFYQHDTVCTNTCRSTKFDVLINSTRFLPGSAMQPPPSPLPIDGGHAAVSDDRLEEKAYTTVEWSPGPAAPITSTANGHVKRKRGDIIPDGSLSFWRGIADVGLMGEVLSSFRTELVAMLRGVEVRSEKAILQEADAVVLNSLSEMFGLLDSVRRVLDLRRSETDDNQQQVHNALNVLEDQLEDQRKPRQDEPSPSPGHLYMGSFSKATPSKCPRLHPSSSSTTQPQNQTTQSSIVLSPITTSPVGQPLNVAGLPVATLAQLPTGSQLFTHYITGNTSAGKRGSARSVALHAPSRVTVLNTTTESWVGTPLQALHLTQKKEQDSGDKESQRLGEERIVLVQQGVLLDTPGIQTHFAGNSGDSIRDGGRGGGAGEGQESEGTEGRVA; translated from the exons ATGGCGAGTGCTGAGATCACAGTGTCCTCAAGAAACATAGTGAtggtgaaggaagaggaggaggaaggggagcacTGTGAGAGCCGCAAGACTCAGGTCATCCTCCATCTGCAGCCCATCATACAGGG GGCAAATGAGGACAACGCTGACACTGGCTCTACTGTTCTAGCAATAGAGACGCATCATG ACAATCTTGCGGAGGGTGAGGAGGTTGAGTATGGATACCCCATCACCTGTGGCGAAAGCAAAGCAGTCCTCCTGTTTAAGAAGTTTGTCTGTCCTGGCATCAACATCAGATGTGTCAAG TTCAATGACCAGCTGATCAGCCCCAAGCAGTTTGTTCACATGGCAGGGAAAGCCACTCTGAAGGACTGGAAGAGGGCCATCCGACTGGGAGGAGTGATGCTCAG GAAAATGATGGACTCAGGTCAGATTGACTTCTACCAGCATGACACAGTGTGCACCAACACCTGCCGCAGCACCAAGTTTGACGTGTTGATCAACAGCACCCGCTTCCTTCCGGGCAGCGCCATGCAGCCCCCCCCTTCCCCTCTGCCAA taGATGGAGGCCATGCTGCAGTGTCAGATGACAGGCTAGAGGAGAAGGCCTACACTACAGTGGAGTGGAGCCCTGGGCCAGCTGCTCCCATCACCAGCACAGCCAATGGACATGTCAAGAGGAAAAGGGGTGACATCATCCCTG ATGGCAGTCTAAGCTTTTGGAGAGGCATAGCAGACGTTGGCCTGATGGGGGAGGTGTTATCCAGTTTCCGCACAGAACTGGTGGCCATGTTGAGAGGAGTGGAGGTCCGCAGTGAGAAGGCCATTTTGCAAGAAGCCG ATGCTGTTGTGCTGAACTCCCTTTCTGAGATGTTTGGGCTGCTGGACTCAGTGAGGAGGGTTCTGGACCTGAGACGTAGTGAGACTGATGACAACCAGCAGCAGGTTCACAATGCTCTTAATG TGCTGGAGGACCAGTTGGAGGACCAGAGGAAGCCGAGGCAGGATGAGCCCTCACCCAGCCCTGGTCACCTCTACATGGGCAGCTTCTCCAAGGCCACCCCCTCAAAGTGCCCGCGGCTGCATCCATCTAGCTCTTCCACCACCCAGCCTCAGAACCAGACCACACAATCGTCCATCGTCTTATCTCCCATTAccacatccccagtgggtcagccTCTCAATGTGGCCGGCTTGCCTGTGGCCACACTGGCCCAACTCCCCACTGGCTCCCAGCTCTTCACCCACTACATCACTGGCAACACCTCTGCAGGAAAGAGAGGCAGCGCCAGGTCTGTGGCTCTCCATGCACCCTCCAGGGTGACTGTGCTCAACACAACCACAGAGTCATGGGTGGGGACCCCTCTACAGGCGCTTCATCTAACCCAGAAGAAGGAGCAGGACTCTGGGGACAAGGAGAGCCAGagactgggggaggagaggatagtgCTTGTGCAGCAGGGGGTACTACTGGACACTCCAGGGATTCAGACACACTTTGCTGGGAACAGTGGGGACTCAatcagagatggaggaagagggggaggagcaggggagggacaggagagTGAAGGTACAGAAGGAAGGGTTGCATAA